In a single window of the Entelurus aequoreus isolate RoL-2023_Sb linkage group LG16, RoL_Eaeq_v1.1, whole genome shotgun sequence genome:
- the cfap300 gene encoding cilia- and flagella-associated protein 300 isoform X1 — MSGDKNHFEETFTFCHLPSRKFSFLEEQDTLQLLMKWSMLGRLSAQTFSFDQSFYPYLAKTFALCFFRDAKVLSSLRMMAAWEPLITDKVVSVDVDVVPCTKISMDLFDPIYTCGIVNSSGRIATCFHEVHPDYDKLREMLRDEDSQHYQVVGSAERGEFLFHLFKHLCLGGELNQYEDTMEPYISTTKNMYKDLISVQKHPESKKISVVSTVLKVYAFDELGRCYPGPREEEQTFAYMVVDPFKRHVTLLCHSFGIGNMSL, encoded by the exons ATGTCAGGCGATAAAAACCACTTTGAAGAAACGTTTACTTTTTGTCATCTTCCTTCCAGAAAGTTCTCTTTCCTGGAGGAGCAGGACACCTTGCAGCTGTTGATGAAATG GTCCATGCTTGGGAGGCTCTCTGCACAAACCTTCAGCTTTGACCAGAGTTTTTACCCTTACCTGGCTAAAACATTCGCCCTG TGCTTCTTCAGAGATGCCAAGGTGTTGTCCAGTCTGAGAATGATGGCAGCCTGGGAGCCTCTCA TCACAGACAAAGTTGTGTCCGTGGATGTGGATGTGGTACCATGCACCAAAATCTCCATGGACTTATTTGACCCCATCTACACTTGTGGCATCGTGAACAGCTCAGGACGCATCGCCACATGCTTCCACGAAGTCCACCCTGACTACGACAAACTCCGAGAG ATGCTGCGAGACGAGGACTCCCAGCACTACCAGGTAGTCGGGAGCGCCGAGCGAGGGGAGTTTCTGTTTCACCTCTTCAAGCATCTCTGCCTGGGAGGAGAGCTGAACCAGTACGAGGACACCATGGAGCCTTACATCAGCACCACCAAGAACATGTACAAAGATCTCATCAG CGTTCAAAAGCATCCAGAAAGCAAAAAGATCAGCGTGGTCTCTACAGTGCTCAAAGTCTACGCCTTT GATGAACTGGGCCGCTGTTACCCAGGACCACGCGAGGAAGAGCAGACATTTGCTTACATGGTAGTGGACCCCTTCAAGCGCCACGTGACTCTACTCTGCCACTCTTTTGGTATCGGGAACATGTCCCTTTAA
- the cfap300 gene encoding cilia- and flagella-associated protein 300 isoform X3: MKWSMLGRLSAQTFSFDQSFYPYLAKTFALCFFRDAKVLSSLRMMAAWEPLITDKVVSVDVDVVPCTKISMDLFDPIYTCGIVNSSGRIATCFHEVHPDYDKLREMLRDEDSQHYQVVGSAERGEFLFHLFKHLCLGGELNQYEDTMEPYISTTKNMYKDLISVQKHPESKKISVVSTVLKVYAFDELGRCYPGPREEEQTFAYMVVDPFKRHVTLLCHSFGIGNMSL, from the exons ATGAAATG GTCCATGCTTGGGAGGCTCTCTGCACAAACCTTCAGCTTTGACCAGAGTTTTTACCCTTACCTGGCTAAAACATTCGCCCTG TGCTTCTTCAGAGATGCCAAGGTGTTGTCCAGTCTGAGAATGATGGCAGCCTGGGAGCCTCTCA TCACAGACAAAGTTGTGTCCGTGGATGTGGATGTGGTACCATGCACCAAAATCTCCATGGACTTATTTGACCCCATCTACACTTGTGGCATCGTGAACAGCTCAGGACGCATCGCCACATGCTTCCACGAAGTCCACCCTGACTACGACAAACTCCGAGAG ATGCTGCGAGACGAGGACTCCCAGCACTACCAGGTAGTCGGGAGCGCCGAGCGAGGGGAGTTTCTGTTTCACCTCTTCAAGCATCTCTGCCTGGGAGGAGAGCTGAACCAGTACGAGGACACCATGGAGCCTTACATCAGCACCACCAAGAACATGTACAAAGATCTCATCAG CGTTCAAAAGCATCCAGAAAGCAAAAAGATCAGCGTGGTCTCTACAGTGCTCAAAGTCTACGCCTTT GATGAACTGGGCCGCTGTTACCCAGGACCACGCGAGGAAGAGCAGACATTTGCTTACATGGTAGTGGACCCCTTCAAGCGCCACGTGACTCTACTCTGCCACTCTTTTGGTATCGGGAACATGTCCCTTTAA
- the cfap300 gene encoding cilia- and flagella-associated protein 300 isoform X2, protein MSGDKNHFEETFTFCHLPSRKFSFLEEQDTLQLLMKWSMLGRLSAQTFSFDQSFYPYLAKTFALCFFRDAKVLSSLRMMAAWEPLITDKVVSVDVDVVPCTKISMDLFDPIYTCGIVNSSGRIATCFHEVHPDYDKLREMLRDEDSQHYQVVGSAERGEFLFHLFKHLCLGGELNQYEDTMEPYISTTKNMYKDLISVQKHPESKKISVVSTVLKVYAFDELGRCYPGPREEEQTFAYMVVDPFKRHVTLLCHSFGIGNMSL, encoded by the exons ATG TCAGGCGATAAAAACCACTTTGAAGAAACGTTTACTTTTTGTCATCTTCCTTCCAGAAAGTTCTCTTTCCTGGAGGAGCAGGACACCTTGCAGCTGTTGATGAAATG GTCCATGCTTGGGAGGCTCTCTGCACAAACCTTCAGCTTTGACCAGAGTTTTTACCCTTACCTGGCTAAAACATTCGCCCTG TGCTTCTTCAGAGATGCCAAGGTGTTGTCCAGTCTGAGAATGATGGCAGCCTGGGAGCCTCTCA TCACAGACAAAGTTGTGTCCGTGGATGTGGATGTGGTACCATGCACCAAAATCTCCATGGACTTATTTGACCCCATCTACACTTGTGGCATCGTGAACAGCTCAGGACGCATCGCCACATGCTTCCACGAAGTCCACCCTGACTACGACAAACTCCGAGAG ATGCTGCGAGACGAGGACTCCCAGCACTACCAGGTAGTCGGGAGCGCCGAGCGAGGGGAGTTTCTGTTTCACCTCTTCAAGCATCTCTGCCTGGGAGGAGAGCTGAACCAGTACGAGGACACCATGGAGCCTTACATCAGCACCACCAAGAACATGTACAAAGATCTCATCAG CGTTCAAAAGCATCCAGAAAGCAAAAAGATCAGCGTGGTCTCTACAGTGCTCAAAGTCTACGCCTTT GATGAACTGGGCCGCTGTTACCCAGGACCACGCGAGGAAGAGCAGACATTTGCTTACATGGTAGTGGACCCCTTCAAGCGCCACGTGACTCTACTCTGCCACTCTTTTGGTATCGGGAACATGTCCCTTTAA